One genomic segment of Ignavibacteriota bacterium includes these proteins:
- a CDS encoding SLBB domain-containing protein, which translates to MKLFYKVILIFVVFQTTNFSQVRDYELGTQWAENARRSIYGGFYDYSDPEAVNINVSVWGFVRYPGRYIVPEYTSIVDLISFVGGPTDDSNLDELRIYRIENNKEVMIPFDFNDLMWEDGLDGKYKKVPTIKPSDILVIPGEPRLYFLDWLSMSLSVISVLSALSVLILTINNTK; encoded by the coding sequence ATGAAATTATTTTATAAAGTTATTTTAATTTTCGTTGTGTTTCAGACAACAAATTTTTCCCAAGTTAGAGATTATGAATTAGGTACCCAGTGGGCAGAAAATGCAAGGAGAAGTATTTACGGCGGATTTTATGACTATTCAGATCCTGAGGCTGTTAATATTAATGTTTCTGTTTGGGGTTTTGTAAGATATCCTGGTAGATATATTGTTCCCGAATACACAAGCATTGTGGATTTAATTTCGTTTGTCGGAGGACCAACAGACGATTCAAATTTGGATGAACTAAGAATTTACAGAATTGAAAATAATAAAGAAGTAATGATTCCTTTTGATTTTAATGATTTAATGTGGGAAGATGGATTAGATGGGAAATATAAAAAAGTCCCGACCATTAAACCAAGTGATATTCTTGTAATTCCCGGTGAACCAAGATTATATTTCTTAGATTGGTTAAGCATGTCACTTTCTGTTATTTCAGTTTTAAGCGCCTTATCTGTGCTTATACTAACCATAAACAATACAAAATAA
- a CDS encoding polysaccharide biosynthesis protein, which produces MFMRLDGDIDLDKYGTAIIYSTVVFSVIKLTVFYFFDLYRRFWATASIDELARLIYIAVNTVLIESIVFVILRSFHTLPFFVLPFSFPFIESTLVMLLVASARFSIRFFERIDERRVSLESFGAYVLIVGAGSAGASVAQELQKNNNLKMTPVAFLDDDPSKLKLRIRGVPVVGKIDDMGKIARQFKIKKVIIAIPTASGKVIRNILETARLNNLETLTVPGINEILGGKVDIGKLRKIQIQDLLRRLPIKTDIQKVNELLKGKIILLTGAGGSIGSELCRQILKSNPSKLIILGHGENSIFEIEEELKFIKDVNILRKIVHTNIISRIADIKDFQRLDIIFEEFKPDVIFHAAAHKHVPLMENNPSEVVTNNLLGTRNLINCSVKYGVQNFILISSDKAVNSTNLMGVSKRVAEMIVLKAALEHSKNFKAVRFGNVLGSRGSVIKTFQRQLERGGPLTITHPEITRYFMTIPEAVQLVLQASVLGKGGEIFVLDMGEPVKILDLAKDVIRLAGLEEGIDVDIEFTGLRPGEKMFEELFKDGEDYLRTEHDKIMFAKNSSSFIPSDLEQKINNLIENCNKYTPEEIVKAFAVIVPEFTHQSIEPINSNSFITTKK; this is translated from the coding sequence ATGTTTATGCGCTTAGACGGCGATATAGATTTAGACAAATACGGAACCGCAATTATTTATTCCACGGTAGTTTTTTCCGTAATTAAACTTACAGTATTTTACTTTTTTGATTTATATAGAAGGTTTTGGGCTACAGCAAGCATTGATGAACTGGCAAGACTTATTTATATTGCAGTAAACACTGTTTTAATTGAATCAATAGTATTTGTTATTTTAAGATCCTTTCACACACTACCTTTTTTTGTATTACCGTTTTCGTTTCCGTTTATTGAGAGCACACTTGTAATGCTTCTGGTTGCTTCTGCAAGATTCAGCATCAGATTTTTTGAAAGAATAGACGAAAGAAGAGTTTCTTTGGAATCATTTGGCGCATACGTTCTGATTGTCGGTGCAGGCTCAGCGGGCGCTTCTGTTGCGCAGGAATTACAAAAAAATAATAATTTGAAGATGACGCCAGTTGCTTTTTTGGATGATGACCCTTCAAAATTAAAGCTTAGAATAAGAGGTGTTCCTGTTGTTGGAAAAATTGACGATATGGGAAAAATTGCAAGACAATTTAAAATTAAAAAGGTAATTATTGCAATTCCAACGGCTTCAGGAAAAGTTATCAGAAATATTTTGGAAACGGCACGATTAAATAATTTAGAAACATTAACTGTTCCTGGTATAAATGAAATCCTTGGCGGTAAAGTTGATATTGGCAAATTGAGAAAAATTCAAATTCAAGATTTGTTAAGAAGGCTGCCAATTAAAACCGATATTCAAAAAGTAAACGAACTTTTGAAAGGGAAAATTATCTTATTAACCGGAGCCGGCGGTTCGATCGGAAGCGAGCTTTGCCGTCAAATTCTAAAGAGCAACCCTTCAAAACTAATTATATTGGGGCATGGAGAAAATTCAATTTTTGAAATTGAAGAAGAATTAAAATTCATAAAAGATGTTAATATTCTGAGAAAAATAGTACACACAAATATTATAAGCAGAATTGCAGACATAAAAGATTTTCAGCGTCTGGATATTATTTTTGAAGAATTTAAGCCTGATGTAATTTTTCATGCCGCCGCACATAAACATGTGCCTTTAATGGAAAATAATCCATCCGAAGTTGTAACTAACAATTTACTAGGCACTCGAAATTTAATTAATTGTTCAGTTAAGTATGGCGTACAAAACTTCATTCTTATTTCATCTGATAAAGCTGTAAATTCAACTAATTTAATGGGAGTTTCAAAACGTGTCGCAGAAATGATTGTTCTAAAAGCGGCATTGGAACATAGTAAAAACTTTAAGGCAGTAAGATTTGGAAATGTTTTGGGTAGCAGAGGAAGTGTAATAAAAACATTTCAGCGCCAGCTTGAAAGAGGCGGTCCGTTAACAATTACACATCCCGAAATTACAAGATATTTTATGACGATTCCGGAAGCAGTTCAATTGGTTCTGCAGGCTTCGGTTTTAGGTAAAGGGGGAGAAATATTTGTCCTTGATATGGGAGAGCCTGTTAAAATTTTAGATTTGGCTAAAGATGTAATCAGGCTTGCAGGATTAGAAGAGGGAATAGATGTTGATATTGAGTTTACCGGACTTCGTCCCGGGGAAAAAATGTTTGAGGAATTATTTAAGGATGGTGAAGACTATTTAAGAACCGAACATGATAAAATAATGTTTGCAAAAAATTCCAGTTCATTTATTCCTTCGGATCTTGAACAGAAAATAAATAATTTAATTGAAAATTGTAATAAATATACACCTGAAGAAATTGTAAAAGCCTTTGCTGTAATAGTCCCGGAATTTACCCATCAAAGTATCGAACCAATAAATTCCAATTCATTTATTACAACTAAAAAATAA
- a CDS encoding aminotransferase class I/II-fold pyridoxal phosphate-dependent enzyme, giving the protein MKTKIWLSSPHMSGNEFINVKDAFETNWIAPLGPHVNNFELELADYTGAKYAAALSAGTAALHLALIILGIERGDEVICQSFTFSASANPIVYQGATPVFVDSEKDTWNISPILLEEAIKDRIKKGKKPKAIIAVHLYGMPAKLNDLLTISDKYSIPIIEDAAEALGSKYQLKMKNEKLKIKDEGYGEVKSERVTVKSERVEGKKQHAEIENSNLSAGAEFLIHNSEFRKCGSFGLMSILSFNGNKIITTSGGGALLSDNEEFINKARFLATQARDNAPHYQHSNIGYNYRLSNVCAAIGRGQLKVLDKRVSQRRFNFEYYKNALSQIEGIEFQPEIEGSFSNRWLTAVTINPELTYGFTREDIRLELEKDNIESRPLWKPMHLQPIFENAPKYVNGTSEKLFEDGLCLPSGSNLTEEDLERIVRIVKKKSKVKGKKR; this is encoded by the coding sequence ATGAAAACTAAAATTTGGTTGTCATCCCCTCACATGAGTGGTAATGAATTTATAAATGTTAAAGATGCATTTGAAACAAACTGGATTGCACCTTTAGGTCCGCACGTTAATAATTTTGAATTAGAACTTGCTGATTATACCGGAGCAAAATACGCTGCAGCATTAAGTGCCGGTACTGCAGCTCTTCACTTGGCTTTAATAATTTTAGGCATTGAAAGAGGAGACGAAGTTATTTGTCAGAGTTTTACTTTTTCTGCTTCAGCTAATCCTATTGTTTACCAAGGAGCTACGCCGGTATTTGTTGATAGCGAAAAAGACACTTGGAATATTAGTCCAATTCTTTTGGAAGAAGCAATTAAGGATAGAATTAAGAAAGGTAAGAAGCCAAAAGCAATTATTGCGGTTCATCTGTATGGGATGCCGGCTAAACTTAATGACTTACTGACTATAAGTGACAAGTATTCCATTCCAATTATTGAGGATGCGGCGGAGGCGTTGGGAAGTAAGTACCAATTAAAAATGAAAAATGAAAAATTAAAAATTAAAGATGAAGGATACGGTGAAGTGAAAAGTGAAAGGGTAACAGTTAAAAGTGAAAGAGTTGAAGGTAAAAAGCAGCATGCAGAAATTGAGAATTCAAATTTATCCGCTGGAGCGGAATTCTTAATTCATAATTCTGAATTTAGAAAGTGCGGTTCATTTGGTTTGATGAGTATTCTGTCTTTTAATGGAAATAAGATTATTACAACTTCAGGAGGTGGGGCATTGCTTTCTGATAATGAAGAATTTATAAATAAAGCAAGATTTTTAGCAACGCAAGCACGAGATAATGCTCCACATTATCAGCACTCGAATATAGGTTATAACTATAGGTTAAGTAATGTGTGTGCGGCAATTGGACGCGGACAATTAAAAGTTCTTGATAAACGAGTTTCACAAAGAAGATTTAATTTTGAATATTACAAAAATGCTTTAAGCCAAATTGAAGGAATTGAATTCCAGCCTGAAATTGAAGGAAGTTTTTCAAATCGATGGCTTACTGCAGTTACTATTAATCCGGAATTAACTTATGGATTTACTCGGGAAGATATACGTTTGGAATTGGAAAAGGATAATATAGAATCGCGCCCATTATGGAAACCGATGCACTTACAGCCGATTTTTGAGAATGCTCCTAAATATGTAAATGGTACTTCAGAAAAATTATTTGAAGATGGTTTGTGTCTGCCATCCGGCTCAAATTTAACAGAAGAGGATTTGGAAAGAATAGTAAGGATTGTAAAAAAAAAGTCAAAAGTTAAAGGTAAAAAAAGGTAA